In Kogia breviceps isolate mKogBre1 chromosome 19, mKogBre1 haplotype 1, whole genome shotgun sequence, a single genomic region encodes these proteins:
- the COPZ2 gene encoding coatomer subunit zeta-2 isoform X2: protein MRGALGFEEPRRARGRRGGGRSAGLQEPSLYTIKAVFILDNDGHRLLAKYYDDTFPSMKEQMAFEKNVFNKTSRTDSEIAFFGGMTIVYKSSIDLFLYVVGSSYENELMLMSVLTCLFESLNHVLRKNVEKRWLLENMDGAFLVLDEIVDGGVILESDPQQVIQKVNFRADDSGLTEHSVAQVLQSAKEQIKWSLLK, encoded by the exons ATGCGGGGAGCTCTGGGCTTTGAGGAGCCGAGGAGGGcgaggggaaggagaggtgggggaaggagcgCTGGG TTGCAGGAACCTTCCCTCTACACCATCAAGGCTGTCTTCATCCTAGATAATGACGGACACCGCCTGCTGGCCAAG TATTATGATGACACATTCCCCTCCATGAAGGAGCAGATGGCCTTCGAGAAAAATGTCTTCAACAAGACCAGCCGGACTGACA GTGAGATTGCATTTTTCGGGGGCATGACCATCGTCTACAAGAGCAGCATTGACCTCTTCCTGTATGTGGTGGGCTCATCCTACGAGAACGAG CTGATGCTCATGTCTGTTCTTACCTGCCTGTTTGAGTCCCTGAACCATGTGTTAAG GAAGAACGTGGAGAAGCGCTGGTTGCTGGAGAACATGGACGGAGCCTTTCTGGTGCTGGATGAGATTGTGGATGGCgg CGTGATTCTGGAGAGTGACCCCCAGCAAGTGATCCAGAAAGTGAATTTTAGG GCGGATGACAGCGGCTTAACTGAGCACAGTGTGGCCCAG gTTCTTCAGTCTGCCAAGGAACAAATTAAATGGTCCTTACTGAAATGA
- the COPZ2 gene encoding coatomer subunit zeta-2 isoform X1, which translates to MQRPEAWPRPHPGEGAAAAPAGGPAPPARGREPAGLRLQEPSLYTIKAVFILDNDGHRLLAKYYDDTFPSMKEQMAFEKNVFNKTSRTDSEIAFFGGMTIVYKSSIDLFLYVVGSSYENELMLMSVLTCLFESLNHVLRKNVEKRWLLENMDGAFLVLDEIVDGGVILESDPQQVIQKVNFRADDSGLTEHSVAQVLQSAKEQIKWSLLK; encoded by the exons ATGCAGCGGCCGGAGGCCTGGCCACGTCCGCACCCGGGGGAGGGGGCCGCGGCCGCCCCGGCCGGGGGCCCGGCGCCGCCCGCCCGAGGCCGGGAGCCCGCGGGGCTGCGG TTGCAGGAACCTTCCCTCTACACCATCAAGGCTGTCTTCATCCTAGATAATGACGGACACCGCCTGCTGGCCAAG TATTATGATGACACATTCCCCTCCATGAAGGAGCAGATGGCCTTCGAGAAAAATGTCTTCAACAAGACCAGCCGGACTGACA GTGAGATTGCATTTTTCGGGGGCATGACCATCGTCTACAAGAGCAGCATTGACCTCTTCCTGTATGTGGTGGGCTCATCCTACGAGAACGAG CTGATGCTCATGTCTGTTCTTACCTGCCTGTTTGAGTCCCTGAACCATGTGTTAAG GAAGAACGTGGAGAAGCGCTGGTTGCTGGAGAACATGGACGGAGCCTTTCTGGTGCTGGATGAGATTGTGGATGGCgg CGTGATTCTGGAGAGTGACCCCCAGCAAGTGATCCAGAAAGTGAATTTTAGG GCGGATGACAGCGGCTTAACTGAGCACAGTGTGGCCCAG gTTCTTCAGTCTGCCAAGGAACAAATTAAATGGTCCTTACTGAAATGA